A genomic region of Solanum dulcamara chromosome 2, daSolDulc1.2, whole genome shotgun sequence contains the following coding sequences:
- the LOC129880841 gene encoding ATP synthase subunit delta', mitochondrial: MVIIPATTGQMGVLPGHVATIAELKPGILSVHEGNDVNKYFVSGGFAFVHANSFADIIAIEAVPLDRIDPNLVQKGLTEFTQKLSTASTDVEKAEAQIGVDVHSALNAVLTG; the protein is encoded by the coding sequence ATGGTTATAATCCCTGCAACAACAGGACAGATGGGTGTTTTACCTGGGCATGTAGCGACAATTGCTGAGCTGAAGCCTGGTATCTTATCAGTTCACGAGGGCAACGATGTGAACAAGTACTTTGTGAGTGGTGGATTTGCATTTGTTCATGCAAATTCTTTTGCGGATATAATTGCTATTGAAGCTGTACCACTTGATCGCATCGACCCCAATTTGGTTCAAAAGGGCCTCACTGAGTTCACTCAGAAGCTAAGCACGGCATCAACCGATGTAGAGAAAGCTGAAGCCCAGATAGGAGTTGATGTACACAGCGCCCTTAATGCTGTCCTCACTGGTTAA